One stretch of Candidatus Bathyarchaeia archaeon DNA includes these proteins:
- a CDS encoding nitrous oxide-stimulated promoter family protein, producing METQQAKPEHPRITREKKTIDAMIHIYCKAHHNTHDGLCPECTEFRAYAFVRLEKCPFQEKKSTCGKCLVHCYRPDMKQKVKKVMRYSGPRMMLHHPGLALHHVWDGRTKPPKLEKKKEK from the coding sequence TTGGAAACTCAACAAGCAAAACCTGAACATCCACGCATAACCCGCGAAAAGAAAACCATCGACGCCATGATACACATCTACTGCAAAGCCCACCACAACACCCATGATGGACTCTGCCCTGAATGCACCGAATTCCGGGCCTACGCTTTTGTGCGGTTGGAGAAGTGCCCCTTCCAAGAGAAGAAGAGTACCTGCGGCAAATGCCTCGTTCACTGCTACCGCCCCGACATGAAGCAGAAAGTCAAGAAGGTCATGCGGTACTCGGGACCACGCATGATGCTACATCACCCAGGGTTGGCGTTGCATCACGTTTGGGACGGACGCACAAAACCGCCTAAATTGGAGAAGAAAAAAGAGAAGTAG
- a CDS encoding ferredoxin encodes MKYQIEINREDCIACSSCYSMDPDHFESDSEGKSNVLGGSTNGKSVGGFNDGKEAEAQAAADACPVSVITITKT; translated from the coding sequence ATGAAGTACCAAATTGAAATTAACCGCGAAGACTGCATTGCTTGCTCTAGCTGTTACAGTATGGACCCCGACCACTTCGAAAGCGACTCCGAAGGCAAATCCAACGTTCTGGGCGGCTCTACAAACGGCAAATCCGTTGGGGGCTTTAACGACGGCAAAGAAGCAGAGGCGCAAGCAGCCGCGGACGCCTGCCCCGTCAGCGTCATCACAATCACCAAAACGTAG
- a CDS encoding thioredoxin family protein, which yields MIEVIDDAGLKKEVTANPKVLALFYSSWCPFCQKFLSVFDRYAAVPNGVVYLKVRVDEDENPLWDIYGFEAVPSVILFEGGQVSRRLDCQLGRGLTESQFSSWLAAP from the coding sequence ATGATTGAAGTTATTGATGATGCTGGTCTTAAAAAAGAAGTGACAGCAAACCCCAAGGTACTTGCCCTGTTTTATTCTTCTTGGTGTCCTTTCTGCCAAAAATTTTTGTCTGTTTTTGACCGCTACGCTGCAGTCCCCAATGGGGTGGTTTACCTTAAGGTGCGTGTTGATGAGGATGAGAATCCGCTGTGGGATATTTATGGTTTTGAGGCTGTGCCCTCGGTTATTTTGTTTGAGGGTGGACAGGTTTCTAGGCGGCTTGACTGCCAGTTGGGGCGTGGGTTAACGGAATCGCAGTTTAGCAGTTGGCTGGCTGCCCCGTAA
- the nifH gene encoding nitrogenase iron protein, giving the protein MRQIAIYGKGGIGKSTTTQNTVSALAEMGKKIMLLGCDPKADCTRLLLHGKRQSTVLDVLRDGGGDVSPEQICTNGFGGVMCVESGGPEPGVGCGGRGIITSIQTLHDLGMYTEDLDFVFYDVLGDVVCGGFAMPIREGYAQEIYIVASGEYMALYAANNICKGIKKFADQGQTRLGGIICNSRKVENEEALVAEFAKRINSQLIQFIPRDNIVQRAEINRKTVIDYDPHTAQADIYRSLAKKIVDNTTFTIPTPITLDELENLMREFGIVD; this is encoded by the coding sequence ATGCGACAAATCGCCATATACGGAAAAGGTGGAATAGGAAAAAGCACAACAACCCAAAACACCGTCTCAGCACTCGCTGAAATGGGTAAAAAAATCATGCTCCTAGGCTGCGACCCCAAAGCAGACTGCACAAGGTTACTGCTCCACGGAAAACGGCAGTCAACCGTGCTCGATGTCCTAAGGGACGGCGGCGGAGATGTCTCTCCAGAACAAATCTGCACCAACGGCTTTGGCGGCGTCATGTGCGTCGAATCAGGCGGACCTGAACCCGGCGTCGGATGCGGAGGCAGAGGAATCATAACCTCAATCCAGACCCTGCACGACCTAGGCATGTACACTGAAGACTTGGACTTCGTGTTCTACGATGTGCTGGGAGATGTCGTCTGCGGAGGCTTCGCCATGCCCATTCGAGAAGGCTACGCACAGGAAATCTACATCGTAGCTTCAGGAGAATACATGGCGCTTTATGCAGCAAACAACATCTGCAAAGGCATCAAAAAATTTGCCGACCAAGGGCAAACCCGTCTGGGCGGAATTATCTGCAACTCCCGCAAAGTCGAAAACGAAGAAGCCCTAGTGGCAGAGTTTGCCAAGCGTATTAACAGTCAACTGATTCAGTTCATTCCTAGGGATAACATTGTTCAAAGAGCAGAAATTAACCGAAAAACCGTCATCGACTACGACCCCCACACAGCGCAAGCTGATATCTATCGAAGTTTAGCCAAAAAAATCGTTGACAACACAACCTTCACAATACCAACTCCAATCACACTTGACGAGTTGGAAAACTTGATGCGTGAATTCGGCATCGTGGATTAG
- the nifB gene encoding nitrogenase cofactor biosynthesis protein NifB, with product MTGCFETADHKEICSQKVMEHPCYGAKAHFKYGRVHLPVVSTCNIGCNYCIRKFDCVNESRPGVTSKLLTPQQAIETVREAARADSRLRVVGISGPGDPLSSDVTFETFRLVQKEFPHLTRCLSTNGLMLPDKLDLLKEVGLNTLTVTINAVDPDIGSKIYSFVRYNNQTLRGKEAFEVLSKKQLEGLRAAVDAGIVVKVNSVFIPGINDDHLIDVAKKVRQQGAYIMNIMPLIPQAKFANIPAPTVHDIQQIRNVCEDTMFQFHHCRQCRADAVGVPGEEGCGSRLTETERLEKK from the coding sequence ATGACTGGATGTTTTGAAACAGCTGATCATAAGGAAATATGCAGTCAAAAGGTCATGGAGCACCCGTGTTACGGGGCTAAGGCGCACTTCAAGTATGGTCGAGTGCATTTGCCTGTTGTTTCAACCTGTAACATTGGGTGCAACTATTGCATAAGAAAGTTTGATTGTGTAAACGAAAGCCGACCCGGAGTCACCAGCAAACTCCTAACCCCCCAACAAGCCATCGAGACCGTTCGTGAAGCCGCGCGTGCAGACTCACGGCTGCGCGTTGTCGGCATTTCTGGACCCGGTGACCCCCTAAGCAGTGACGTTACGTTTGAGACTTTTCGTCTTGTCCAAAAAGAGTTTCCCCATTTAACTCGATGTCTCTCTACCAACGGGCTAATGCTCCCTGACAAACTGGATCTACTCAAAGAAGTTGGCTTAAACACACTCACGGTAACCATAAACGCAGTAGACCCAGACATAGGCTCCAAAATTTACTCCTTCGTCCGTTACAATAATCAGACGCTTCGAGGCAAAGAAGCCTTTGAAGTCTTAAGCAAAAAACAGCTTGAAGGCCTCCGGGCAGCAGTCGACGCCGGTATCGTGGTCAAAGTGAACTCCGTTTTCATTCCCGGCATCAACGACGACCACTTAATTGATGTCGCAAAAAAAGTGCGCCAACAGGGGGCTTACATAATGAATATTATGCCGTTGATTCCGCAGGCAAAATTCGCAAACATACCTGCCCCAACAGTACACGACATTCAACAAATACGCAATGTTTGCGAAGACACCATGTTCCAATTTCATCACTGCCGTCAATGCCGAGCCGACGCCGTAGGCGTGCCCGGTGAAGAGGGCTGCGGTTCACGGCTAACAGAAACTGAAAGATTAGAGAAAAAATGA
- a CDS encoding nitrogenase component I subunit alpha produces MPFVLPECDKDVPERKKHIYLKDEKDEFAIPACNIATTPGDLTERGCTYAGCRGVVGGPVKDVIQLQHGPIGCCYYPWAARPHVATGTNFHLANAFSTDLRESNIVFGGEKKLYNSIVEASEAFPNAQGVFVYATCVAGLIGDDITAVAKRASKAIGKPVVAFNCPGFRGVSQSLGHHVGNQVLFDTIVGTEELEEKTPYDINLIGEYNIKGDDWLIVPLLESIGLRVVCTFTGDASIHDIAKMHAAKLNVIRCARSAKYIAEMMQEKYGTPFMEVDLYGITQTANDLRKVAQYFGLEEKAEEVITKELAEIKEELDFYREKLKGKKVMIYQGGPRSWHWPETMAELGVDVVVVATTFGHEDDYEKIVKRVKNGTLVIDNPNAPELEEAMLKYKPDLFISGTKEKYLSHKYGVPFLNGHTYESSGGYMVFKGLVRFARDMYKSLYSPSWKFVRTQETAAEAQ; encoded by the coding sequence ATGCCATTTGTATTACCTGAATGTGATAAAGATGTACCAGAAAGAAAAAAGCACATCTACTTAAAAGATGAAAAAGATGAATTCGCTATCCCCGCGTGCAACATAGCCACCACTCCGGGTGACTTGACTGAACGCGGCTGTACCTACGCGGGTTGCAGAGGGGTCGTTGGAGGACCAGTGAAAGACGTCATCCAGCTTCAACACGGACCCATTGGGTGCTGCTACTATCCATGGGCAGCGCGTCCACACGTAGCCACAGGAACAAACTTCCATCTGGCAAACGCGTTCTCCACGGACCTGCGTGAATCCAACATCGTGTTTGGGGGCGAAAAGAAACTCTACAACTCCATCGTTGAAGCCAGCGAAGCTTTCCCCAACGCTCAAGGCGTATTTGTTTACGCGACTTGCGTGGCGGGCTTGATAGGCGACGACATCACTGCAGTAGCTAAACGTGCCAGCAAAGCCATAGGCAAACCTGTGGTGGCGTTTAACTGCCCTGGATTCCGAGGCGTAAGCCAAAGCTTGGGACACCACGTAGGCAACCAAGTTCTCTTTGACACCATCGTCGGAACTGAAGAGCTTGAAGAGAAAACTCCCTACGACATAAACCTCATCGGAGAATACAACATTAAAGGCGACGACTGGCTCATCGTGCCCCTTCTTGAATCAATCGGGCTAAGAGTAGTTTGCACCTTCACTGGTGATGCCTCCATCCATGACATAGCCAAGATGCATGCAGCCAAGCTAAACGTCATCCGGTGCGCTCGTTCTGCCAAATATATCGCGGAAATGATGCAGGAAAAATACGGAACCCCATTTATGGAAGTTGACCTCTACGGGATAACCCAAACTGCCAACGACCTGCGCAAGGTTGCCCAGTACTTTGGGTTGGAAGAGAAAGCTGAAGAAGTCATCACAAAGGAACTGGCGGAAATCAAGGAGGAACTGGACTTTTACCGTGAGAAACTCAAAGGCAAAAAAGTGATGATCTATCAGGGTGGACCCCGCAGCTGGCACTGGCCTGAAACCATGGCGGAGCTTGGCGTAGACGTTGTTGTGGTGGCCACTACGTTTGGGCATGAAGATGACTACGAGAAAATCGTGAAACGCGTAAAGAACGGCACGTTAGTGATTGACAACCCGAACGCGCCTGAGCTTGAAGAAGCCATGCTCAAGTACAAGCCTGACTTGTTCATTTCCGGAACCAAAGAGAAATACCTCTCCCACAAATACGGCGTTCCCTTCCTCAATGGGCACACCTACGAAAGCAGCGGCGGCTACATGGTCTTTAAGGGGCTGGTCCGGTTTGCCCGAGACATGTACAAGTCGCTTTACTCGCCCTCGTGGAAGTTTGTCCGAACCCAAGAAACAGCAGCGGAGGCGCAGTAA
- a CDS encoding nitrogenase component 1 has protein sequence MVVINRTRSVTINPPKMCQPIGAIWASLGVHASVPLVHGSQGCSTYPRNLMCRHFREPVEVAITSLHEKATIFGGAPNLKQALTHIIKRQHPKLITVITTCLSETTGDDIHGIVKSFKAENPVYDDSTKIVTINTPSYVGTHVLGYDNAIKAMVSQLSEKTEPNGKINIIPGMLNPGDVLEVKHMLKEMGVEAIYLTDISRTLNAPLRLPKPHFPEGGTTTEEIADSANSLGTITLCKHEGQSGANVLKDKYGMPAFLGELPIGVEATEAFLGNVTQMTGKKMPESLRDERDLLVDAMVDASQLTFGVKVAIFGDPDIVLGLTRFAYELGMKPLHVLTTLENPQFAKDMQALDTDYGADAEKQNIIVGGDLYDLSQKIKETPVDLIIGDYKGKYISKDEGIPLVRVGFPQADRFGYQRKRMIGYRGSLDLLDTMVNTIMDRKDD, from the coding sequence ATGGTGGTCATTAACCGAACCCGAAGCGTCACAATCAACCCCCCTAAAATGTGCCAACCCATCGGAGCCATCTGGGCATCTCTGGGTGTCCATGCCAGCGTACCCTTGGTTCACGGCTCCCAAGGATGCTCAACGTACCCCCGAAACTTGATGTGCCGCCACTTCCGCGAACCCGTTGAAGTCGCCATCACCTCGCTGCACGAAAAAGCCACAATATTCGGAGGCGCCCCAAACCTAAAGCAGGCACTTACGCACATCATCAAGCGTCAGCACCCCAAACTCATAACCGTCATCACCACTTGCCTTAGCGAAACCACAGGCGACGACATCCATGGTATTGTGAAGAGTTTCAAGGCGGAAAACCCCGTTTACGATGACAGTACAAAAATCGTCACCATAAATACCCCCAGCTACGTTGGCACTCACGTGTTAGGCTACGACAACGCCATCAAAGCCATGGTCTCGCAGCTTTCAGAGAAAACCGAGCCCAACGGTAAAATCAACATCATCCCCGGCATGCTTAACCCAGGTGACGTTTTGGAAGTGAAGCATATGCTTAAGGAAATGGGTGTGGAAGCCATCTATCTTACCGACATTTCCCGAACCCTTAACGCGCCCCTGCGGTTGCCTAAGCCTCACTTCCCTGAGGGCGGAACCACAACCGAGGAAATCGCTGACTCAGCCAACTCCCTGGGCACCATAACCCTGTGCAAACATGAGGGGCAAAGTGGAGCCAACGTCCTAAAGGACAAGTACGGTATGCCCGCCTTTTTAGGTGAGCTGCCCATCGGGGTCGAAGCAACCGAGGCGTTCCTTGGAAACGTTACCCAAATGACAGGCAAAAAGATGCCTGAGTCCCTGCGGGATGAACGCGACTTGCTAGTGGATGCAATGGTGGATGCAAGCCAGCTTACCTTCGGCGTGAAAGTTGCCATCTTTGGTGACCCCGACATTGTGCTGGGGTTGACGCGGTTTGCATACGAGTTAGGCATGAAACCTTTGCACGTGTTGACGACGCTTGAGAACCCGCAGTTTGCGAAGGACATGCAGGCGCTGGACACCGACTACGGCGCGGACGCGGAAAAGCAGAACATCATCGTGGGCGGCGACCTGTACGATTTGAGCCAGAAAATCAAGGAAACCCCCGTGGACCTGATAATCGGCGACTACAAAGGCAAATACATCTCCAAAGACGAAGGCATCCCGCTGGTACGGGTAGGGTTCCCACAGGCTGACCGCTTCGGCTACCAACGAAAACGCATGATTGGCTACAGAGGCTCCTTGGACTTGCTGGACACAATGGTCAACACAATCATGGACCGCAAAGATGACTAG
- a CDS encoding LeuA family protein: MKLDDFLFKMPALKTDPIIDDTTLRDGMQMPGLAARPQDAAKIAQLLCQIGAERIELFHYQEPDRRAAKLILGMKLPCRIAGWCRALKEDIDSAVDAGFDEVGISHPVSNVHLRAKWPRKTCEELLANLVDVVEYAAKTHGLRTFIHGEDGTRADWEFEKRLVNAAADAGAECYRFCDTVGIGLPELDAPLPVGIPAKVKALKAETRISALEVHMHDDFGNAVSNTIAAIRAASGLWEKIYVNTTCLGVGERAGNAETEKILLNLYLHYGVKKYADKIQKLKQTTDFIGKAIGFAVPLNQAIVGEYGFTHESGIHAYGVLSDPWTYEPYPPELVGNQRHLTIGKQSGKNAIQHKIIEVTGTCPNDEALAAAVKKVKEVYAEGKQESLKESEFKKILQDLHLLPLENLLGGRGETQREVCLDVPA, translated from the coding sequence ATGAAGCTGGATGACTTCCTCTTCAAAATGCCTGCCCTCAAAACCGACCCCATAATCGACGACACCACCCTACGCGACGGCATGCAAATGCCCGGCTTAGCAGCCCGCCCCCAAGACGCAGCCAAAATCGCCCAGCTACTCTGCCAAATCGGCGCCGAACGCATCGAGCTGTTCCACTATCAGGAACCCGACCGCCGCGCCGCCAAGCTCATCCTTGGCATGAAGCTGCCCTGCCGCATCGCAGGCTGGTGTCGTGCCCTCAAAGAAGACATCGACAGCGCAGTGGACGCAGGCTTTGACGAGGTAGGCATTTCTCATCCAGTTTCCAACGTGCATCTTCGGGCAAAATGGCCCCGCAAAACATGCGAGGAGCTCTTGGCTAACTTGGTGGACGTAGTCGAATACGCCGCCAAAACCCATGGGTTGCGCACGTTTATCCACGGCGAAGACGGCACTCGGGCTGACTGGGAATTTGAGAAACGCCTTGTGAACGCCGCCGCGGATGCGGGTGCAGAATGCTACCGCTTCTGTGACACTGTTGGCATTGGGCTTCCAGAGTTGGATGCGCCTTTGCCTGTGGGTATTCCTGCAAAAGTTAAGGCGCTTAAGGCGGAGACGCGGATTTCTGCGTTGGAGGTTCATATGCATGACGACTTTGGAAACGCTGTCTCCAACACTATCGCTGCGATTCGGGCTGCTTCGGGGCTTTGGGAAAAAATCTACGTTAACACCACCTGCCTTGGCGTGGGGGAACGAGCGGGAAACGCGGAGACGGAGAAAATCCTGCTTAACCTCTACTTGCACTATGGCGTCAAAAAATATGCTGACAAAATCCAAAAGCTCAAACAAACCACGGACTTCATTGGTAAAGCCATCGGGTTTGCGGTTCCGCTTAACCAAGCCATCGTGGGTGAGTATGGGTTTACGCATGAGTCTGGTATTCACGCTTACGGCGTGCTCAGTGACCCTTGGACGTATGAGCCTTACCCGCCTGAACTGGTAGGCAACCAACGGCACCTGACAATCGGCAAGCAATCCGGCAAAAACGCCATCCAACACAAAATCATTGAAGTAACTGGAACTTGCCCAAACGACGAAGCCCTCGCAGCGGCTGTTAAAAAAGTCAAAGAGGTTTACGCCGAGGGAAAGCAGGAATCTCTTAAAGAGAGTGAGTTTAAGAAAATTCTGCAAGACCTTCATCTGCTGCCCTTAGAAAACTTGCTGGGCGGCAGGGGCGAGACGCAACGGGAAGTGTGTCTGGATGTTCCCGCGTGA
- the modA gene encoding molybdate ABC transporter substrate-binding protein — protein MKKIVPISLTLIVIAALVASAVYLGYSNTDPFASSSCPPASPSPNAASVEELRVFVASSLINAVEDANPQFEQDNNCKVVVNIGGSNGLYQQIIAGAPCDVFMSADFKWTNQLNASSWLYNDVYQNFTSNTLEVLTPKDNPANLTTLLDLAKPKVKLVIADLTVPVGSYLNKTLTKIDATWGNTSSPLYKGPEWETFRAKVLANVVSYETKVQDVVGKVSLGLGTVDAGVAFISDATYGAMTGAQLQYIEIPAEVNTQGTYGIAVMADTAHAELAAKYVGFWLSTEGQATLKTYGFGT, from the coding sequence TTGAAGAAAATTGTGCCTATAAGTTTGACGCTGATTGTGATAGCTGCCTTGGTTGCCAGCGCGGTGTACCTGGGGTACAGTAACACCGACCCCTTTGCGTCAAGCTCATGTCCTCCAGCTTCGCCGTCGCCAAATGCCGCTTCTGTTGAGGAACTGCGTGTTTTCGTCGCCTCTAGTCTCATCAACGCCGTGGAAGACGCAAACCCCCAGTTCGAACAGGATAACAACTGCAAAGTAGTGGTTAACATCGGCGGCTCCAACGGGTTGTATCAGCAGATAATTGCGGGAGCACCCTGCGATGTTTTCATGTCTGCGGACTTCAAATGGACCAACCAACTTAACGCGTCCAGCTGGCTCTACAACGACGTTTACCAAAACTTCACCTCAAACACCCTGGAAGTGCTCACCCCAAAAGATAACCCCGCAAACCTAACCACACTCTTAGACCTCGCAAAACCCAAAGTGAAGCTTGTCATCGCAGATTTGACCGTTCCCGTAGGCTCCTACCTTAACAAGACGCTGACAAAAATCGATGCCACTTGGGGAAACACAAGCAGCCCACTGTACAAGGGTCCTGAATGGGAAACCTTTCGTGCAAAGGTGCTCGCAAACGTAGTTTCCTATGAAACAAAGGTGCAGGATGTAGTGGGCAAAGTCTCTCTCGGGTTGGGTACTGTGGATGCGGGCGTGGCTTTCATTTCCGACGCAACCTATGGCGCCATGACTGGGGCACAGCTTCAGTACATCGAGATTCCCGCTGAAGTGAACACTCAGGGCACCTATGGCATCGCGGTCATGGCAGACACTGCACACGCTGAACTTGCCGCTAAATACGTTGGCTTCTGGCTCTCCACCGAAGGTCAGGCAACCTTGAAGACTTACGGGTTTGGAACCTAA
- a CDS encoding ABC transporter permease has product MDPAQAIKQLQNPTIINAIVLGLGASSVATVAAFIFAVPTAYLLATRDFPGKAALDTLMDLPIVLPPAVAGVALLLAFAPKGLLGPVFTAFGLTIPGSTIAVVMAQTFVASPLILRSAKTAFENLNPDVINSAKILTESPLRVFFTVTLPLSSRPILSGLMMTWTRSMGEFGATLMFAGNLPGITQTMPLAIYLLLAQDPFAAIVLSAIMVAVSFAVLIAVKLLEQKKYGAKK; this is encoded by the coding sequence ATGGACCCCGCCCAAGCCATAAAGCAGCTTCAGAACCCAACAATCATAAACGCCATCGTGCTGGGGCTTGGGGCTTCTTCAGTGGCAACGGTAGCCGCGTTTATTTTTGCCGTGCCAACCGCTTACCTGCTGGCTACCCGCGATTTCCCGGGAAAAGCCGCCCTCGACACCTTAATGGACCTGCCCATCGTTCTTCCGCCCGCCGTGGCAGGTGTTGCTTTGCTTTTGGCGTTTGCACCAAAAGGGCTTCTGGGACCCGTGTTCACTGCTTTCGGCTTAACCATCCCCGGCAGCACAATAGCCGTGGTTATGGCGCAGACGTTTGTGGCTTCTCCGCTGATTTTGCGGTCAGCAAAAACCGCCTTCGAAAACCTAAACCCCGACGTAATCAACAGCGCAAAAATCCTAACGGAGTCACCTCTGCGTGTTTTTTTCACGGTTACTTTGCCGCTTTCCAGCCGCCCAATCCTTTCGGGGCTCATGATGACTTGGACGCGTTCCATGGGTGAATTTGGCGCCACATTGATGTTTGCAGGAAACCTCCCAGGCATAACCCAGACCATGCCCCTTGCGATTTACCTGCTGCTGGCTCAGGACCCGTTCGCGGCAATTGTGCTCTCGGCAATTATGGTGGCTGTCTCGTTTGCGGTGTTGATAGCCGTCAAATTGTTGGAGCAAAAAAAGTATGGAGCCAAAAAATGA
- a CDS encoding ABC transporter ATP-binding protein, with product MIKLESVSKSFGQKTILKDLTLDVQKSEIFSLLGPNGCGKTTTLNVTSGLSNPDTGKIYIDDTLVYGALGNKMVCLTPCERKIGYVFQTAALFPHMKVKDNVAYGLKAKRLSKQEIAEKTRSLLQFVGMGEYAEHFPHQISGGQKQLVALARSVATDPEVLLLDEPLSAVDVKMRETLRFEFKSLLRKLNITAVYVTHDLTEALVMSSRVAVMGNGRIEQVGNRDDILGKPNSRYVAEFLGLNVFTAKAVQKPKGKTDLDINGVVLMAPNLEVPDGEPVLVTIKPEDVILSSQSSLKEPKSICCRCNFLKGTIVEITLMRSIARVTVDVGFQIRSKLTLSSLGDLGLIEGDTVCVKFKIDALNVSTKNTP from the coding sequence ATGATAAAACTTGAATCCGTCAGCAAATCCTTCGGACAAAAAACCATCCTCAAAGACCTGACCTTAGACGTGCAGAAAAGCGAAATCTTTTCCTTGCTGGGACCTAACGGATGCGGAAAAACCACCACCCTAAACGTAACCTCAGGCTTAAGCAACCCCGACACAGGCAAAATCTACATCGACGACACCTTGGTCTACGGAGCTCTGGGCAACAAGATGGTTTGTCTTACGCCTTGTGAACGAAAAATCGGCTACGTTTTTCAGACTGCAGCGCTGTTTCCCCACATGAAAGTAAAAGACAACGTCGCCTACGGGTTGAAGGCAAAGCGCCTATCCAAGCAGGAAATCGCGGAAAAAACCCGTTCCCTGTTGCAGTTTGTGGGTATGGGTGAGTACGCTGAACATTTTCCGCATCAGATCAGCGGTGGACAAAAACAGTTGGTGGCGTTGGCGCGGTCGGTGGCTACGGACCCTGAGGTGCTTTTGTTGGATGAGCCGTTGTCGGCGGTTGATGTGAAGATGCGGGAAACTTTACGGTTTGAGTTTAAGAGTCTGCTGCGTAAGCTCAACATTACAGCAGTGTATGTTACGCATGATTTGACGGAGGCACTGGTGATGTCTAGCCGCGTGGCGGTCATGGGTAATGGACGTATTGAGCAGGTGGGGAATCGGGATGACATTTTGGGCAAGCCTAACTCTCGGTACGTGGCGGAGTTTTTGGGGCTAAACGTGTTCACGGCAAAAGCAGTCCAGAAGCCTAAAGGCAAAACGGACTTAGACATTAACGGTGTGGTGCTTATGGCGCCTAACTTGGAGGTTCCTGACGGGGAACCTGTTCTGGTTACCATTAAGCCTGAAGACGTCATTTTGTCGTCTCAATCCAGCCTTAAGGAACCCAAATCTATCTGCTGCAGATGCAACTTCCTTAAAGGCACCATCGTCGAGATTACCCTGATGCGTTCCATCGCCCGCGTAACGGTTGATGTAGGCTTTCAAATACGCTCCAAACTCACACTAAGTTCACTGGGCGATTTGGGGTTAATTGAAGGCGACACCGTCTGCGTAAAATTCAAAATTGATGCCCTAAACGTGTCCACCAAAAACACCCCCTAA
- a CDS encoding ATP-binding protein, with translation MQNRSTTNIDYGIETPSERENAHKDPVGTIKLSAQRNGDHVIIVVEDDGFGIDPEKIKKSALKKGFETEADIEKRTNDS, from the coding sequence TTGCAGAATAGGTCTACTACCAACATCGACTACGGCATCGAAACCCCCAGCGAAAGGGAAAACGCCCACAAAGACCCTGTGGGCACCATTAAACTTTCGGCGCAGAGAAACGGCGACCACGTCATAATTGTGGTGGAAGACGACGGATTTGGCATTGACCCTGAAAAAATCAAAAAATCCGCCCTCAAAAAAGGGTTCGAAACTGAAGCCGACATAGAAAAAAGGACCAATGACAGTTGA
- a CDS encoding Lrp/AsnC ligand binding domain-containing protein, protein MPRALVFINATSDGAEVVESLRKVEGVSEAHSSRGMYDAVALIQAESFGAVKEIVSKRIRGLDNIKSTLTLTLIESQST, encoded by the coding sequence ATGCCCAGAGCGTTGGTTTTCATAAACGCCACTTCTGACGGCGCGGAGGTGGTTGAAAGTTTAAGGAAGGTTGAAGGCGTAAGTGAAGCTCATTCTTCCCGCGGGATGTATGATGCGGTGGCTTTAATTCAAGCTGAATCATTTGGAGCCGTCAAAGAAATCGTGTCTAAACGTATCCGCGGGTTGGATAACATTAAATCGACTTTAACGCTAACTTTGATTGAATCACAATCAACCTAA